The Mesorhizobium sp. INR15 region CTGACCTCTTAGCGCAGTCTCGCGATGACGGCGGCTGGCCGATAGCCGTGCTTTTCCAGGAAGGCCGCCAGCCTTGCCGGATCGGGCTGCAGCGGATCACCGTAGTCGCGAGCATGAATCCCACCCGAGACATAGAGAACGTCGAAGCCGTTGTCGGCTGCGCCCTTGACGTCCGTCATCATGCCGTCGCCGATGGCCAGCACTTCGGTCCGCTCCACCGGCCGACCGAGAATGTCGGCAACCTCCTTCATTGCCAGATCATAGATCGGCGCGTGAGGCTTTCCGGCGATCAGCGTTCGCCCGCCGAGTTGAGCATAGTCGCGGGCGAGCGCTCCGGCGCACCAGATCATCCGTTCGCCTCGCTCCACCACGATGTCGGGATTGGCGCAGATGAAAGGCAGGTTCCTGGCGCGCAGCCGGCGCAAAAGCTCGGCATAGTCCTCGGGTTTTTCCACCTCATCGTCGAACAGTCCGGTACAGACCACACCGGAGGCCTCGAACTCCTCGACGAGGTCGACATCAAGCCCCTCATACAGGGTGAAATCACGATCTGCGCCAATGTGGAAGATTTTCCGCGGGCCTTCCGCGATCAGGTCGCGGGTCACATCACCCGAGGTGACCACACGATCGTAGGCTGACGATGGAACACCAATGACATTCATCTGCGCCACGACATCGGCGCTTCTACGCGGCGAATTGGTGATCAGGACAACAGGAATCTCAGCCTCCCGTGCCTTGGCCAGTGCCGAAGCCGCTACCGGGAAATGCCACTCGCCATTGTGTACCACGCCCCAGACATCGCAAAGGATTGCCGAATAGGCCTTCGACACCTCCGCGAGCGAGCCGATGATTTCAGGCGAGTACGCCATGCCGTTTCCTTGAGCCATGATCGTTGCAAAGCCACAGCCGACGGTTCGCCGCAGCCGGTTCGGATTAGCCGAACCTCTTCTCGCTGTCACCCGCTTTCGGCAAGCGGCATCGGCTTGAGGTGAAAGCTCGAACAACCACGCGAGAGACAGACCATTCTTGTTGCAGCTTGAAGATCACCGGTGATCGGTTTCGTTCAGTAACAATATCCGCCAGCACTCCCTTTGGTTAACAGGCCTTGAAAAGACCTGGCGATCTTGGACTGATTTCAGCAACCTGAAATTTAACGATTTGTGACAATCTCCCGATTCACACAGGGGTG contains the following coding sequences:
- a CDS encoding TIGR01459 family HAD-type hydrolase, with protein sequence MAYSPEIIGSLAEVSKAYSAILCDVWGVVHNGEWHFPVAASALAKAREAEIPVVLITNSPRRSADVVAQMNVIGVPSSAYDRVVTSGDVTRDLIAEGPRKIFHIGADRDFTLYEGLDVDLVEEFEASGVVCTGLFDDEVEKPEDYAELLRRLRARNLPFICANPDIVVERGERMIWCAGALARDYAQLGGRTLIAGKPHAPIYDLAMKEVADILGRPVERTEVLAIGDGMMTDVKGAADNGFDVLYVSGGIHARDYGDPLQPDPARLAAFLEKHGYRPAAVIARLR